A stretch of Clostridium formicaceticum DNA encodes these proteins:
- a CDS encoding YajQ family cyclic di-GMP-binding protein, whose translation MAAKDSSFDIVSEVDMQEVTNAITQTEKEIAQRFDFKGSNTTVEKNNDEVTIVTSDDFKLRNVVDIFQSKLAKRNVSLKALDYQKPESSLGGRMKQVIKVKQGISQEEAKKITTLIKGLKIKVQASVQGDVVRVSGKNRDDLQAVIQALKAADLPMNLQFTNYR comes from the coding sequence ATGGCAGCAAAGGATAGTTCCTTCGATATTGTTTCTGAAGTTGATATGCAGGAGGTTACAAATGCCATCACCCAGACAGAAAAAGAGATTGCTCAAAGATTTGACTTTAAAGGCAGCAATACCACTGTTGAAAAAAATAATGATGAAGTTACTATTGTTACCTCTGATGACTTTAAACTTAGAAACGTAGTAGATATCTTTCAAAGTAAGCTTGCTAAAAGAAATGTGTCCCTTAAGGCTTTAGATTATCAAAAGCCTGAGAGTTCTTTGGGCGGAAGAATGAAGCAGGTCATCAAGGTCAAGCAAGGAATCAGTCAAGAGGAAGCAAAAAAAATTACTACATTAATAAAAGGATTAAAAATCAAAGTACAAGCCTCTGTACAGGGGGATGTTGTTCGCGTATCAGGTAAAAATAGAGATGACCTTCAAGCGGTGATTCAGGCTTTAAAAGCTGCTGATTTACCTATGAACCTGCAGTTCACCAATTACAGGTAG